Proteins from one Hoplias malabaricus isolate fHopMal1 chromosome 2, fHopMal1.hap1, whole genome shotgun sequence genomic window:
- the LOC136685294 gene encoding zinc finger protein 420-like, translating to MEGVSTYLCSQCGESFTEDSHLHQHHCTPPEEKPYYCLECGKSFAQQSGLHRHLRIHTGEKPYKCSECGKSFTQHSTLQVHQRIHTGEKPYCCSFCTKTFSRQTNLHQHQRIHTGDRPYFCVDCGKSFTQQSTLQLHQRTHTGDKPHFCLECGKCFTQQSTLQLHLRTHSGDKPYFCTECGKSFTQQSTLQVHQRTHTGAKPYECPHCGKTFSHRGNLHGHQLIHTIERPYECPLCGKTFNQKRILKKHQRIHTKERAHLCSECGKNFTQQSDLQRHQRVHTGEKPHECSQCGKGFIQQSDLQLHERIHTGEKPFDCSHCGKSFTHRNSLQRHQLIHSGQKPYECPLCGKTFTHKNSLQRHQSVHTGEKPYDCTMCGKSFIDKGHLKKHQRTHTGEKPYQCLYCGRRFAQQSYLQQHHRTHTGERPYYCSECGKSFTQLSSLQLHHRIHSGEKPFECPECGMNFTHKSSLQRHQLTHTGEKPYVCAWCGRSFTEQSNLQRHMRIHFRDESCEAPQESGL from the exons ATGGAAGGGGTGAGCACTTACCTCTGCTCCCAGTGTGGAGAGAGTTTCACTGAAGATAGTCATCTCCATCAGCACCACTGCACGCCCCCAGAAGAAAAGCCTTACTACTGCttagagtgtgggaagagttttgcTCAGCAGAGTGGTCTTCATAGACAcctgcgcattcacacaggagagaaaccatataaatgctcagaatgtgggaagagttttactcagcaCAGTACTCTCCAAGtgcaccagcgcattcacactggagaaaaaCCTTATTGCTGCTCGTTCTGTACCAAGACTTTTAGCCGACAGACAAATCTCCATcagcaccagcgcattcacacaggagacaGACCATATTTCtgtgtggactgtgggaaaTCTTTTACTCAGCAGAGCACACTCCAGCTCCACCAGCGAACTCACACAGGAGACAAACCTCACTTCTGCCTGGAGTGTGGAAAGTGCTTTACTCAACAGAGCACTCTCCAGCTCCATCTGCGCACTCACTCGGGAGACAAGCCCTACTTCTGCacagagtgtggaaagagttttactcaacaaagTACTCTCCAAGTGCATCAGCGCACTCACACAGGAGCAAAGCCGTATGAATGTCCCCACTGTGGGAAGACTTTTAGTCACAGAGGTAATCTCCATGGACACCAGCTCATTCACACAATAGAGAGACCCTATGAGTGTCCACTGTGCGGAAAGACTTTTAATCAGAAGAGAATCCTTAAAAAACATCAACGCATTCACAC TAAAGAGAGAGCACACctctgttcagagtgtggaaagaaTTTTACACAACAGAGCGATCTCCAGCGACACCAGCgtgttcacacaggagagaaaccgcaTGAGTGTTCGCAGTGTGGGAAAGGATTTATTCAGCAGAGTGACCTCCAGCTGCATGAACGCATTCACACGGGAGAGAAGCCGTTTGACTGCTCGCACTGTGGGAAAAGTTTTACTCACAGGAATAGCCTTCAGCGTCACCAGCTCATTCACTCAGGACAGAAGCCATACGAATGCCCTCTTTGTGGGAAGACATTTACTCATAAGAATAGCCTCCAACGACACCAGAGCGTCCACACTGGAGAGAAGCCTTATGACTGCACCatgtgtgggaagagttttattgACAAAGGTCACCTGAAAAAACATCAGCgcactcacacaggagagaaaccatatcagtgtcTGTACTGTGGGAGACGTTTTGCTCAACAGAGTTACCTCCAGCAGCATCACCGCACCCACACTGGAGAGAGGCCATACtactgctcagagtgtggcaagaGCTTCACACAGCTCAGCAGTCTCCAACTGCACCATCGCATTCACTCAGGAGAGAAACCCTTTGAATGCCCAGAGTGTGGCATGAATTTCACACATAAGAGCAGCCTCCAGCGCCACCAGCTCactcacaccggagagaagccaTATGTCTGCGCctggtgtgggaggagttttacAGAGCAGAGTAACCTTCAGCGACACATGCGCATTCATTTTAGGGATGAATCATGTGAAGCACCTCAAGAATCTGGCTTGTAA
- the LOC136685253 gene encoding oocyte zinc finger protein XlCOF6-like, producing the protein MDEEESLHFSEYDEDKPYTVHDHDLHTQVKMRDSLQNDKSVTHQSSEQVQYTDAQEKLYICSECGKSFIHQCSVQKDHPVPTEETPYCCTECGKSFSHQCNDQDPLIPMEEQNNVQQHPNHHTEENTHICSQCGNSFDSLTTEDGLYCCTDCRESFIRQCRLQEDHRICTEEHCKVQECPIPTEEEYNVQDCHNPSEVKTFDCSQCCKSFTHRCYLDEDHRICTEERCNVQNRLIPTEDEDDVQDHHVPAEMKLFGCSQCGRNFIHRCYVQDHNRFHPAGKMYVCSVCGKTFSQLIDLQRHERIHTGEKPYQCLYCGKGFAQQSHLQQHYRVHTGEKPFECSECGKSFSDKSNFKKHQRLHTGERPCICSECGLSFTDRSSLLVHQLNHTGERPYECSQCGKSFNRLSSLQLHQRTHTGEKPYFCPQCGKSFITGGTLKNHLRTHTGEKPFQCVYCSRSFAQQSTLQQHLRTHTGERPYNCLECGKSFTQWNHLQLHQRIHTGERPFDCSLCGKSFTHKNSLQRHQVVHAEERPC; encoded by the coding sequence ATGGACGAGGAGGAATCTCTCCATTTCTCAGAGTATGATGAGGATAAACCATATACCGTCCATGACCATGATCTGCACACACAAGTGAAGATGCGTGACTCTTTGCAAAACGACAAGAGTGTTACTCATCAGTCTAGTGAGCAAGTCCAGTATACAGATGCTCAAGAGAAGCTATATATCTGCTCAGAATGTGGGAAAAGTTTTATTCATCAGTGCAGTGTCCAAAAAGACCACCCTGTTCCCACAGAAGAAACACCATATTGCTGTActgagtgtgggaagagtttttctCACCAGTGTAATGACCAAGACCCTCTTATCCCCATGGAAGAGCAGAATAATGTCCAGCAACATCCTAATCATCAcactgaagagaacactcataTCTGCTCACAGTGTGGAAACAGCTTTGACTCTTTGACCACAGAAGATGGGCTATATTGCTGCACAGATTGTAGAGAGAGTTTCATCCGCCAGTGTCGTCTCCAGGAAGATCACCGCATTTGCACAGAAGAGCACTGCAAAGTCCAGGAGTGTCCTATTCCCACAGAAGAGGAGTATAATGTCCAAGACTGTCATAATCCCTCAGAAGTGAAGACGTTTGACTGCTCACAATGTTGCAAGAGTTTTACTCATCGGTGTTATCTTGATGAAGACCACCGTATCTGCACAGAGGAGCGATGTAATGTCCAAAACCGCCTCATTCCCACAGAAGATGAGGACGACGTACAGGACCATCATGTTCCAGCGGAAATGAAGTTGTTTGGCTGTTCTCAGTGCGGGAGGAATTTTATTCATCGCTGTTACGTCCAGGACCACAACCGTTTTCACCCAGCAGGGAAGATGTACgtctgctctgtgtgtgggaAAACGTTTTCTCAGCTGATAGACCTCCAGCGTCATGagcgcattcacaccggagagaagcccTATCAGTGTTTGTACTGTGGGAAAGGTTTCGCGCAGCAGAGtcacctccagcagcactaccgcgtccacaccggagagaaaccgtttgagtgttctgagtgtgGCAAGAGCTTTAGCGataaaagtaattttaaaaaacaccagcgcCTTCACACAGGGGAGAGGCCCTGCATCTGCTCAGAATGTGGGCTTAGCTTTACAGACAGGAGCTCTCTACTCGTTCACCAGCTCAATCACACTGGAGAGAGGCCCTATGAATGCTCTCAGTGTGGGAAGAGCTTCAATCGACTGAGCAGCCTCCAGCTCCACCAGCGGactcacaccggagagaagcctTACTTCTGTCCTCAGTGTGGGAAGAGCTTCATCACCGGAGGCACACTGAAAAATCACCTGCGAACTCATACCGGAGAGAAGCCCTTCCAGTGTGTGTACTGCAGCAGGAGCTTCGCTCAGCAGAGCACGCTGCAGCAGCACTTGCGCACACACACCGGAGAGAGACCCTACAACTGTCTGGAATGTGGAAAGAGCTTTACTCAGTGGAATCACCTCCAGCTCCATCAGCGCATccacacaggagagagaccCTTCGACTGCTCGCTGTGCGGCAAGAGTTTCACTCACAAGAACAGCCTCCAAAGACACCAGGTGGTTCATGCCGAAGAGAGGCCCTGTTAA